A window of the Miscanthus floridulus cultivar M001 chromosome 14, ASM1932011v1, whole genome shotgun sequence genome harbors these coding sequences:
- the LOC136504946 gene encoding uncharacterized protein — MAPKLVFVLPVVLLGLAFQVILRPPPQKLCGSPGGPPLMSPRIKLRDGRYLAYREDGVQKDKARYKIITVHAFDSTKDFPLPVSKELVEELGIYLLAYDRAGYGESDPNPKRDVKSEALDIEELADQLGLGQKFYVLGASMGGYSVWGCLQYIPHRLAGAAMVVPIINYWWPSFPAELSRQAFKRLVVPEQRTLWIAHNIPSLLYLWMTQRWFPSSAAAMHHPEIFSKHDMEVLQKMMAMPKTIENKSRQQGIYESIHRDLLVAFGSWEFDPMNITNPFPQNEGSVHIWQGYEDRLVLVELQRYISNKLPWIKYHEVPEGGHMFILVDGWTNRILKALLLGEESLDV, encoded by the exons ATGGCCCCTAAACTAGTCTTTGTTCTTCCAGTTGTGCTCCTCGGCTTAGCGTTCCAGGTGATTCTCCGGCCACCGCCCCAAAAACTCTGCGGTTCCCCAGGTGGCCCTCCTCTGATGTCTCCCAGGATCAAACTCAGGGACGGAAGGTACCTTGCATACAGAGAAGATGGAGTACAGAAAGACAAGGCCAGGTACAAGATCATCACAGTGCATGCGTTTGATAGCACCAAGGACTTCCCCTTACCTGTTTCTAAG GAGCTTGTGGAAGAATTGGGAATTTACCTCCTTGCTTATGATAGAGCTGGATATGGGGAAAGTGACCCGAATCCCAAGCGGGATGTCAAGAGCGAGGCACTGGATATCGAGGAGCTTGCTGACCAGCTGGGGCTTGGGCAGAAGTTCTATGTCTTAGGGGCCTCAATGGGAGGATACtcagtttggggatgcctccagtATATACCACACAG GCTTGCAGGAGCTGCGATGGTTGTGCCAATTATCAACTACTGGTGGCCTTCTTTCCCAGCTGAATTATCCAGGCAGGCCTTCAAGAGACTGGTTGTGCCAGAGCAGAGAACTCTTTGGATTGCACATAACATACCATCCTTGCTTTACCTGTGGATGACCCAGAGGTGGTTCCCTTCTTCTGCAGCAGCCATGCACCACCCTGAAATATTTAGCAAGCATGATATGGAGGTTCTTCAGAAGATGATGGCAATGCCAAAAACCATTGAG AATAAATCAAGGCAGCAAGGCATTTATGAATCAATCCACCGTGATTTACTTGTCGCTTTTGGAAGTTGGGAGTTTGATCCAATGAACATTACCAATCCATTTCCTCAAAATGAGGGTTCTGTACACATCTGGCAAGGATACGAAGATAGGTTGGTGCTTGTTGAGCTGCAGAGGTACATTTCCAACAAGCTTCCATGGATCAAGTATCATGAAGTCCCAGAAGGTGGACACATGTTCATACTGGTAGATGGATGGACCAACCGAATTCTCAAGGCACTCTTGTTAGGAGAAGAGTCCCTAGATGTGTGA
- the LOC136504553 gene encoding ACT domain-containing protein ACR12-like, producing the protein MALAASHHRLLPVAPAPATPTPSRGHLRFRAARPLTRPARRICCQSINSANVLGASSTTSDEAVPVPVVQIDQDSDRDATIVQLSFGDRLGALLDTMKALKDLGLDVTKGSVTTDSAVTQTKFHIMRSGRKVEDPDMLERIRLTIINNLLQYHPESSEKLAMGEFFGIKPPEKKVVVDIATRIVVEDDGPKRSMLYIETADRPGLLLEIVKIITDTNIDVESAEIDTEGLVAKDKFHVSYRGAKLNSSLSQTLINCLRYYLRRPETDEDSY; encoded by the exons ATGGCGCTCGCCGCCTCCCACCACCGCCTCCTGCCCGTCGCCCCCGCACCCGCCACCCCTACCCCGTCGCGGGGGCACCTGCGCTTCCGCGCCGCACGCCCTCTGACCCGGCCCGCCCGGAG AATTTGTTGCCAATCTATCAACTCAGCTAATGTATTGGGAGCTTCTTCAACG ACATCTGATGAGGCAGTCCCAGTCCCAGTTGTCCAGATAGATCAAGATTCAGACCGTGATGCAACCATTGTGCAGCTAAGTTTTGGAGATCGTTTGGGGGCACTACTTGACACG ATGAAAGCACTCAAGGACCTTGGCCTTGATGTCACAAAAGGAAGTGTGACAACTGACTCAGCTGTCACACAGACGAAGTTCCACATCATGCGATC TGGACGCAAGGTTGAGGACCCTGACATGTTAGAAAGGATTCGGCTAACCATCATCAACAACCTTCTCCAGTATCATCCT GAATCAAGTGAGAAGTTAGCGATGGGTGAATTTTTTGGGATAAAGCCGCCTGAGAAGAAG GTTGTTGTCGATATTGCAACACGTATAGTTGTTGAAGATGATGGACCAAAAAGAAg CATGCTTTACATAGAGACAGCTGATCGGCCTGGCCTACTTCTTGAGATAGTCAAGATCATCACGGACACAAATATTGATGTGGAATCAGCTGAGATTGATACTGAA GGTCTGGTTGCGAAGGACAAGTTCCATGTAAGTTACAGAGGTGCAAAACTAAACAGCTCCTTATCTCAG ACGCTGATCAATTGTCTGCGTTATTACCTCCGAAGGCCTGAGACAGATGAAGACAGTTATTGA